CCTCCCGAGTCCCACCATATGAAAAAGTAACCCCTTTTTCAGTAGACATAAAACATGATGATTGATTATAACTTAAGTCTCTCTTACTGTTCATTAGTGCTCATATACAACACATACAATACAGGACACAAAGCAGTCAATGTAATAACAACTACACAAATGAAGTTGCTATACATGTTATATTTCATAGTCTTAGTAATTCTTATGTTACTAATAATAGTAGGGTATTGTAGCAAGTCAGATTTTGGAATTGGTTATAGGTTTACTTTAGCTATACCAACTGATTATAGTGAGGGATTCAGTGGCAAAGCTTATTTGATGGAAACTGAAGAAATGCCATTGAATTTCAGGACTGCAATGAGTATTGATGCTATTGATGGGAAATATGGTTGTTctcttcaagtttttcttgGAAATGTTATGGTTTGGAGTTCAGGACATGCTACTAAGTTCTTTACATCTGATACTTGTGTTCTTGAATTGACAAAATTTGGGGATCTTAGATTGATTGGGGTCAATGATGAGATTGGTTGGCGCACTGGAACTTCTGGACAAGGTGTGGAGGTAACtctttattattgtttaattctcTTTGTTTATGTTGTGAGGTTGAGATAATTAATCACATAATCACCCAGTAGGTTCCACTCGTATTGACATATTCTTGGGGCACCTATGAGCTTAGGCCTATATCCACGGGTGATGAGACTTGCACGTACATTTAATGAGGCTCACTATTTCCCAAAATCATATTGTATTAGAAAAATTACTCATCAAATATTATATGCAGGTCCACAACACACTATTTTAGTAATGTGGGATTGTAATGTGGGATCttcctcacatgtgaagtattttcaaCATATATGTAATATTATGGTTATACTACTATATGATTAAGCTTTTAGTTGGATTgctttcttgacatggtatcaaatgTCGAAATTGTAGATTCGAATCTTATCCACCCCTCATTAATTCACCCCTCAAATAAAGTGGAATGTTAAGCGCTAGATATGAGATAGAGCTGTGTTGTATCCACACATCTAATTGTAACACAGAGGGCTATCGTATGAGGggcatatattatatactccatAACATATTATGAGGTGGCTATAATTACTATAAGTTTTAGACTTTCTACGACAAAATAGACAAGTAGTATAGTTGCTGAAACTTCAGAACAAGAAATTGTTCAAGTACACTGATTTTTACGGAACTTGATAACAACCTGTACTTGTGTCTATTCTGTATAAGGCCAAAAATTTGTAGtatattgattttgaattttaaaggaTTTTAGTAAATTGATTTTTACAGAgctctttgggctagaagtcTAGATGCAACATAAACCTCCTTCATATCCTGCgttaaatattccacttaaaatTAAAGGTGAATGAAATTTCAACCTATTAGCTTTTGATATTATGTCAAGTAACCAACTTAGTTTAAAGCTatatcattatatttttttttatgatcctaAAAATCATGCTGAAAACTGTGCTTGTTCTACATTGATGCAGAAACTGCAGTTGCTAGACACTGGAAACCTAGTCTTGGTTGATGAAAAACAAAACATCAAATGGCAAACATTTAACTTCCCAACAAACATCTTACTCATGGGCCAAAGACTAAGTGTAGCAACTCATTTGACTTCATTTCCTAGTAACAACAACACTACCTTGTTCTTTTCCTTTGAAATTCAGCATGACAAAGTTGCTCTATACTTGAATTCAGCAACCAACAAGTATTCCTATTGGGAATTCCACTCTTTCGATAACCGAAACATAACCTTCATTGAATTATCTTCGAAAGGTCTAGAATTATTTGATGACAAGTTTCGTAACTTCTCACAAATACTCTCGCCTTACCATGAGCCTATACGTTTCCTAGCCTTGGATAACAGCACAGGAAATCTCGGTCTTTACTACTATTCTCCTTACAAGGACAAATTCGAGGCCTCATTTCAAGTCCTAAATTCGACATGTGATCTTCCCTTAGC
The sequence above is drawn from the Amaranthus tricolor cultivar Red isolate AtriRed21 chromosome 5, ASM2621246v1, whole genome shotgun sequence genome and encodes:
- the LOC130814181 gene encoding G-type lectin S-receptor-like serine/threonine-protein kinase SD2-5 encodes the protein MMIDYNLSLSYCSLVLIYNTYNTGHKAVNVITTTQMKLLYMLYFIVLVILMLLIIVGYCSKSDFGIGYRFTLAIPTDYSEGFSGKAYLMETEEMPLNFRTAMSIDAIDGKYGCSLQVFLGNVMVWSSGHATKFFTSDTCVLELTKFGDLRLIGVNDEIGWRTGTSGQGVEKLQLLDTGNLVLVDEKQNIKWQTFNFPTNILLMGQRLSVATHLTSFPSNNNTTLFFSFEIQHDKVALYLNSATNKYSYWEFHSFDNRNITFIELSSKGLELFDDKFRNFSQILSPYHEPIRFLALDNSTGNLGLYYYSPYKDKFEASFQVLNSTCDLPLACSSYGICTFSRTCSCIRLLARDNNRDSSTTSSNGDCDQGIGVRNDLCAHDDTEIMLELDDADSLLKNATSISDVSKTKCANSCLNECRCAAALYSSRTRECMFFDIVRGVKQVNRGSGLSYLVKVPKKNIGKHKKSGLKKWVLVLVVVADGIVLFLVLGGLGYFMIWKRRKRLSNGDCSS